DNA sequence from the Geobacter sp. AOG2 genome:
CCGAATCTATGGTGATAACCAGGTCGAGGCAGGTGATAAGCGCCGCGGTATCATCAAAATCGTGGATATGGCCGGTCAGGTCGATGAGCGGTAACGCCGCTATCCCCGTGCCGTCCTTTTTGTCCGCTTCATCCACCTGGAGCGAATACCAACTGATATGGCGCAGATCGCTCAGTGGTGCAAGCAGGGAGGGCGGGATGGAACGTCGCTGGTCGGGGAATTTTCGTCCGGCCCAGCATATTCCGACCTTCAGGTTTGCGTCTTTAGCCAGCCGGGCACGCCACATGCCCCTCTTTTCGGCCGAGGGTTCAAGATAGGGGACATGGTTGGGGATACTGTCCAGGGTTGTGGACAGCAACCGGGGAAGGGATAAGAGGGGGACAACGCTATCGCAGGTGGTATCGCCTGCCCCGTCGTTAACTATCCTTTCCGGACCTTTCAGGGAAAGGAGCAGTGTGTTGAGGGGGGTGAGATGGTTCTCCAGTACAACCGCCGCCCCCATCGAAGACAGAAGGGGAATATAGCGGGCAAACTGGAGCGTATCGCCGTAGGCTTGTTCGGTCTGGACCAGAATCCGCTTGCCGCTGGCGGATTCCCCGTTCCAGAACGGTAAACCGGTCCTGCGCAATCGGACCGGCTGAGAGGTTTCAAGGCGGCTGTCAAAATCGCGGAATCCCTCCCGGTATTGCCCCCGCAGCAGGTGTATCTGGCAGATGTTCCACAGAGCTGTTGGGTAGCCTGGGCGTAATGAAAGGGCTTTTTCATAATGCGCGAGCGCATCATCGAGTTTGAGCAGGCGTCGGCAGACCCCGCCAAGGTTCAGATAGACCTTCGGGTTGTCCGGGGCCAGTTCACGTGCATGCACAAGGTGCCGCCAAGCCTCATCCAGACGGTCGAGATGCTCGCACAGGACCCCAAGGCTGATGAGGGCGTTGACATTGTCAGCCTGAAGGTCGAGGACGGCCCGGTAGAGTGTGTATGCCTCCTCAAGCTGTCCCGCACCGTATGATGCATCGGCAAGGCAGAGAGAAAGGTCACTCGATTCAGGATTACGGCGATGTACTTCCCCAAACAGTGCCACCGTCTCAAGAAATCGCCCCTGCTCGTTGAGCAGGGTACCCAAGTGTCGGTATGCTTCTCTATCTGTGGGGTCCACAAGAAGCGCCTTACGAAAGTAGCGCTCGGCATCTTCGGGGTCACCCTGCTCGTAACGGGCCATGCCCAAAGACAGATACGCAGACGTATTGAGCGGATCGATAGCCAGAGCCCGATAGAGCAGTGACTCGGCAACGGAGGGGGCCTGTCGGCGCGAGGCCATCCCGGCGGCTTCCACGAGCAGATCGACCTGCCGGGGGTATCGTTTGAGTAGATGAATGCATAGGGATTCCGCTGCGTCCCACTCTTGGCGGGATTCATACTGACGGAGCAGGTCGAGTTGTTGTTCGGCAGATGTCATGGCTGGCTTGTAATGCCTTGATTCAGAGGAATTATCGTCACGTTTTCTTATCTTCTTGCAGATGTACTTCACTTTTAGGTAAAATTCAATTTAAGATTGACGATATAGTATAAAGAAGGGTAGACGTTTTAAACCGATCCGGAAGGAGGTTGCAATGGCATCCGTAATAGATTCAAGCAGTCTCAGCTCATTGTTTTCGGCCATGTCCGATACGACAGCCCGCGACAATGCTGCCGTAAATGCGTTGAACAGCGGCTTGACCCTTTTTCAAAATAAAAAGTATCAGCAGGCTGCAGCCGCCTTCAGGCAGGCTCTCGCATATAATCCGGGTACCACCGGTAACCTTGATGCGTCCACGTACGATAATATCAAGTCGGCCTACAGTTATCTGGCGCAGTCTTACTTGAAACTGGGCAAGGACAAGGACGCCATTGCCACCTATAAGCAGGCTCTCCGGTTCGATCCCACCCAGGATGATGTCTATGTAAGTCTGGCAAACATCTATATTCAGGATAAACGTCCGGCAGACGCCGAGAAGGCACTGCGGACCGCCACGAGGCTCAACCCGCAAAATGTCGTTGCCCCTTATACCCTTGGGCAGCTTCTTGTCCAACAGAAGAGGCCCCAGGAAGCGGAGTCCTTTTTCAGAAAGGCGGTGAAGCTCGCACCGAAGGACGGGAACGCATACTATGGACTTGGTCTGTCCCTTGAGCAGCAGGGTAAAACCGACGATGCCATCCAGGCATTGCAAAAGGCGACCACCCTCAAGACGGATTTTACGGCGGCCATCTATGAGCTTGGCAATGCCTATGCAAAAAAAGGCCAGACTGACAAAGCCCAAGCCCAGATAGCCGCTCTTACGAAGATCAACACGAGTGAGAGCCTTTCCGATGCGACGACCCTCAAGGCCACGATCAAGCAGCCCAAGATGGTTGTGATCGACACGACCAAAAGCACCTTCAACACGACCCTCGGTGCCGTGCCGCTGCTTGCGCTCGACAGCCAGTTCATTCAACCGGACGCTTCGAAGGAGGTTTCGGTCAGCTTCCTGTTTGATTCGAGCATGGACCCCTCGTCGGTCAATAATATCAGTAACTGGACTATTCGCAAGGCTCAGGGGGCCGTCATCAACGGGCATACAGGCCTGTACGACAACGGAGCCTACCGGTCATCCGATACGGTTGTGCCGCCTATGCCTTCACGAGTGGTGTATGACGCTACGACTCAAGAGGCAACGATCTATTTTTCATTGCGGCAGAATGATTCGGTGTCCGGGACTATCGATACCTCCCGGATCGTCTTTTCTTTCAACGGACAAGATGTCAACGGTAAAAAGATGGATTCCACCGCCGATCAAATCGACGGCTTCTCGGGAAAAGCATTTTAGATCCGGGCGGAAACCTTGCATTTGTGCCATTTGGGAGTATAATAATTAACTTAACGCGAGTGCCGTCAGGTAAAGATGTTTTGAAGAAACAACGGTAAAAGGAGAGCCATTCATCCATGCAATATAGTCTTAATGCATATACCGAAATACAGAAGGAAGGGCTGAGTGGCAGGGAACTGGAGGCTTCCGTCATCTCGCGAGCGGGCCTGATGCTGAAGCAGGTGCAGGAGAACTGGAATACGCCCAATAGAAGCGAAAAACTCTTGGAGGCGGTGAAATTCAATCAGAAGGTGTGGAGCTTTTTTCAGGCAGAGCTTGCCGAACCCTCCAACCCGCTCCCCAAAAAACTCCGCGAAGATATCCTCAATCTGAGCCTTTTCATAGACAAGCGTCTCTTCGAGGTCCTGGCATTCCCGGACCCGGAGAAACTCACTATCGTCATCGACATCAATTTTAATATTGCCGCGGGGTTGCGGACCAAACCGGAACTACCGGCATAGTTTTTCTTTTTACTCAGCCACGCATGCCTTTCCCATGGGGTTACTCACCGGCAGCAGACCAAGTTCTTCGTGATGGCTACAGGGTGGGGCGAGAATGCGTCCCCGAAGGAGCAGGAACTTGAGATGTTGTGACGAGTGCCTTGCTGCCGCCATGAGCCTGCATGATGCCGGTCGTTTCCCTGAAGCGCTCTCCCTGTATGACCAAGCTCGGGCGCTCTGCGCCGACTCTCCTGCCTATTGGAATAATCGGGCCAATACCCTTCTTGAACTCAACCGGCTTGGGGAGGCCGCCGAAAGCTATCGCGCGGCCCTTGCCTTGTGTCCCTCCCTGACGGATACCCGGGTTGCTTTGGCCACCTGCCTTCAGGGGCTGGGGAGGATCGACGAGGCTCTTGTAGAGTGCGACACCGTACTGTCCGTCCATCCCGAGCATGCCGAAGCCCATTGGAACCGTGGTCTGCTCCAGCTTCTCTCCGGTAACTACGAACAGGGGTGGAGAGAGTATGAATGGCGCTGGAAGAAGCGCCGTTTCACGTCGCCCCGGCGGCAGTTCGACGTGCCGCAATGGGGGGGGGAACCCATTGCAGGCAGACGGATTCTGATTCACGCTGAGCAGGGATTTGGCGACACGATCCAATTCTCCCGGTACCTCCCGCAGGTCTCGGCGCGGGGAGCAGAGGTGATCTTCGAATGTCACCCCCAGCTTGTGAACCTGATGAGATCGCTGTCCGGGGGCATTCACGTCGTCCCCTTCGGCCGCGCGCTTCCCCGGTTCGATCTGCAGTGCCCGCTCTTGTCCCTGCCCGGCATCTTCGGGACGACCCTTGCAACTATACCTTCACAGATCCCCTACCTGTCCGAGCCGGTTGGCAGTCGCCAGTTCTGGGGCAGCATCCTTCCCGCCACCCCGGGATTTAAGGTTGGGCTTTGCTGGAAGGGGAAACAGTACCCTGACCCCGGCCGGAGTTGTCCGACAGGCGATCTTGCCGCCTTGGGTGACGGAATCCCTGGCACGGAGTTTTTTTCCCTCCAGATGGACGAAGAACATGCCCGGCTCCCCTTCCCGTGTAACGGTTTTGCCCCCTTACTCCTTGATTTCTGCGATACGGCGGCGCTGATTGGCCGGCTTGATCTGGTGATAAGTATCGACACGGCCGTGGCTCACCTTGCGGGGGCACTCGGCAGCGAGACGTGGGTCATGCTGCCGTATTCGCCGGATTGGCGCTGGGGGAGGCAGGGGGATACCACACCGTGGTATCCGAATATGCGGCTGTTCAGGCAGAAGGAAATAAACGGATGGGTTTCCCTTGTGGAAAAGGTTGCCAGCGAACTGACACGGTGGTGCGCTGCCCGGGGACGCGCGCCCTACTCCGCCATCAAAGCATAGCCGCGCTCGCGGAGGTGGGCGATTACCTCGGCACGATGCTCGCGGCCGCGGGTTTCCAGCTCAAGCGCCACGGAAGTTTTGCCCAAGGCGATCGTCTCCGAGCGTCGTTCGTGATTGATGAGAGAGATATTGGCCCGTGTTGCGGCGATGTCTGCCGTAAGTGTGGCCAATGCGCCCGGAAGGTCATCCAACTCGATCCGGAGTTTCAGGTAGCGCCCCGCAGCTAAAAGCCCCCGTTCCACAACCAGCGCGATGGTCTTGACATCGATATTCCCTCCTGACAGCAGGCAGAGGGTTTTGCCCCTCAAGTCCCGTACCTTGCCGTGCAGCACCGCCGCCAGGGGGACGGCCCCGGCCCCTTCTACCAACAGTTTCGTTCGTTCCAGGAGTGATACGATGGACTGGGCGATCTCCTCTTCTTCCACCAGAACGATCTCATCGACACAGGTCCTGATGATGGGTACGGTCAACTGCCCCGGCCGCTTTACGGCAATGCCGTCGGCGAGCGTTACCTTGACCGGCACCTCACAAGGGGTACCCGCCGCGAACGAGGCTGACATGGACTGAGCGGCCGTCGATTCAACGCCGATGATACGGACATGGGGCGCGCACTCCCGTACTGCTGCCGCCATGCCGGCTATCAAGCCACCGCCTCCCACCGGGATCAGCAGATTTTGCACGTCCGGCAACTCTTCCAGGATCTCCAATGCGATGGTGCCCTGGCCGGCCATGACCAATTCATCATCAAAAGGATGCACGAAGAGCGCTCCGGTGGAGCGCTGTGCCTCTTGCGCCGCCTCGCAGGCCTCATCAAAGTTCTTGCCGACCAGCACGATATCGGCGCCGTAATCGCGGGTAGCCTGAACTTTTTGAGGCGGGGTGATCTCCGGCATGTAGATGGTCGCCTTGACGCCCAGTAGGTCCGCCGAGAAGGCCACCCCTTGGGCGTGGTTTCCTGCGGATGCGGTAATGACACCATTTTTCAGAGCTTCCCGCGTCTGGGCGGTCATGAAGTTGAGGGCTCCCCTGATCTTGAAGGAGCCGGTCCGTTGGAGGTTTTCGCACTTGAAGAACAGTGGAACCCCTAAACGCTCCGCATAGTGATGTGAATAGATCAGCTCAGTGCGGCGGACGCGCTTCCTGAGTCGGTCATAGGCTTCCTGTATGAGCTCGTAGAGGGGCATGGAACGTCGGTACTCCAAGGGTTATTTTGGTGTATAGTACCAGAGTGGCCGGGTACGGTCAAACAGGCAATGAAAAGCCCACGTTCCGTGGGCCCGGTAGCTGGCCTGCGTTCCAGCGATGGGTAAATATGAAGAACCGCTGCTTTGAGCCCTTGGCAAGTTTTCGGTTTGCTGGTACATTAGACGAACAATATGTTACAGGAGGCGTCATGGAGGCAGTGCACCATCAATTGATCATTCTCGGCGCAGGACCTGCCGGTTACACTGCGGCCATTTATGCTGCGCGGGCTAACCTGAACCCGGTTCTCATAACCGGCATACAGCCGGGCGGACAGTTGACGACGACAACAGAGGTGGACAACTGGCCGGGAGAACACGGGGGCATCCTGGGGCCCGACCTGATGGAGCGCATGAGGCAGCACGCCGAACGGTTCAACACGCAGATAGTGGTGGATCACATCAAGCGGGCCGACCTTCTCCAGAGGCCATTCGTGCTCGAAGGTGACAGCGGCTTCTACACCTGTGATGCCCTGATCATTGCCACCGGCGCCTCGGCCAAGTACCTGGGGCTCCCGTCCGAGAAGGCATTTAAAGGGAAAGGCGTTTCCGCCTGCGCTACCTGTGACGGTTTTTTCTATCGTGGACAGGATGTGGCGGTAATCGGCGGTGGCAGCACGGCGGTGGAGGAGGCGCTCTATCTCTCCAATATCGCTCGGCACGTTACGGTGGTTCATCGGCGCGAACAGTTCCGTGCCGAAAAGATCTTGGCAGACCGGCTGATTGAAAAAACCAAGAGCGGCAATGTAACGATCGAGTGGCATCATGTCCTGGACGAGGTGCTGGGCGATGCCAGCGGCGTGACCGGCATCCGCATCCGTCATCGGAGCGGCTCAACCAAGGAGGTGCCGGTCCACGGGGTATTCATTGCCATCGGTCACACGCCGAATACCACCCTGTTCGAGGGACAGTTGGATATGGACAATGGTTATATTCGTACCAAGTGCAGCCTTGAGGGAAACCTCACGGCCACTAACATCCAGGGCGTCTTTGCTGCCGGTGACGTTCAGGATTATTATTACCGCCAGGCGATCACGTCGGCCGGAAGCGGATGCATGGCTGCCCTAGATGCGGAACGCTATCTCGAAATGCTCAAATAGTTTTCGAAACCTAAATCATCAGGGGGCTGGATATGCCGGAGGGACCGGACGACTTGGAAAAACTCCTCATGGATGTGCAGAAAGCCATACGCGATAACGAACAGTTTCTCAAGAATCTTGGGGATGATGCCCTGGAGTCGGACGATACCGAGGAGTTGCCCGATGATGTCGAAGGTGGCGACGAGGACAGCTTCGAGGAACTATAGGCTCTCGTCATCTCGGTGGAGACATACACGCACATGAAAAACGCCCCCCGGAACATTGTTCTCCGGGGGGCGTTTTCATGCCGGCGGGTCGCCGGGTCAGTGAAGTCCTTTGAGTTCCTCCTGGCCCTCGCCGGGGATATCGTGGCCTCCCGCGGAATGGCATTCGCTGCAGTTAGTTTTGTAAAGCTCGTCACCGATGTCCACGGGATGGACGAACTGGGTTACCTGCTTGCCGGCCGGGATATTTTCCTGGACCTGACTGAGAACGTCATGACAAAGCGCGCAGTCCTTGGAAATGATCTTGCCCTCGGTTGATTTGTGTTTGCCGTCATGGCATCTGAAGCATCCCGCTGTATAAAAGTGTCCGATATTGTTCGGGTAGGTGTTCCACTTCACCTTCATGGCCGGGAAGAAGTTGCGTTCATAGATGTCTTTTACCTGTTCCACTGCCTGGTTGACGGCAGCCGCCTTCTGTTGGGCAATGGCCGGATAGTTTTTGGCATAATAGGCCGGAATATCCTGGGTAATGGCGGCGAAGCCCTCTTCCTTGGTCTTGTACGGCCTGTTCAGGATCTCCACGGCGACCTTTTTGATGTAGGGCAGCCCGCGGTCGATGCGGCCGGATACGAAGTTAAGGTCCATCTCCTCATTGGGCGAATGGTAGATGTGGGTCGGCCTGTTGTGGCAGTCGGTGCAGTCCATCAGGCGCCTCTTTGCCTTGGCGAGTTCATCCTTTGTGAGTGGTTTTTCCATGTTCATATATTCGGTCATCTTGCCGTCCTTGCCCTTGACGGCTATGTACGGAATATCGAACCTCTTCTGGTCGCGGGCGACGAAATAAACCTCCTGGCCGATGTGCCAGTGGATGCCGTTGGCGTTGGGCACCTTGGGATTGCCGCCGATATGGATCAGCATGTCGATCTTGCGGGGGGTATTATCCTCGTTCGGGGCATAGTGATAGAAGATTTTCTGGCGGCCAACGTAGAATTTTGCGGGCCAATGGCAATGTTCGCAGGTTTCTCTGGCTGGGCGCAGATTTTCAATGGGGGTCTCGATAGTTTCCGGATAGGTATGGAACAGAACTGCATAGAGCTGCTTCATGCCGGATATTTTGGCTTTCACATACCATGCGGCTCCTGGGCCCACGTGACATTCAACGCATCTGACCTTGGCGTGAGGTGAGTTTTTCCATGCGGTGTACTCGGGGGTCATGACCGGATGGCAGAGCTCGCCGCAGAAGGTGGTCGATTCCGTGAATTCATAGCCTTTGATAGAGGCAAGGGAAACAATCACAACAAAGACCGCCGTGGCAACGATGAAAAAGATGACAAGTCGGCGTTTGTGGACATCGTTCAGGTCGAGGCAGGGGAATTTGGGAATTTCCTCTTCAAGGGAGGCCATCCCTTCGAGCGCCCCCTTGCGGCGCTGTTCCCTGACGCGCCATGCGCCGAACGGTACGAGAATCAGACCGAAGATCAGCATGCCCGGGAAGAGGAAATAGGTCATCAAGCCAATATATGGGTGCTCGATGCCGGTAATCATCTCAAAGGCGCTGAAGGCGATAATGAGACCTGTGGCTGTCATTGCCAGGATGATCCCGATCATGCTGATAATATTCCAGGCGTACCCGGCGGTTTTGCGAATGGCCATGGGCGTGTGCTCCTTGTTTCTTGGCGATTGTTGACAAAAATGCGTTAAGTTCAACAAATTACAATGTTTGTGTATACTTTGTCAAAACTTTTTTAAAATGCTGTTGCGATAGCGGGTGGATTGCCCTGCGGGCGGCGTTTTGTGAAACTTATGTTGACAAGCAATCTGTCTATGAATAAATTAAACAATGTTATATAACTCAATTATGACGGATTCCCGTGGCCCATAAGACATAACTTTCTGAAAAGGCGAAGCTGCGGAGGTGAAGAATTGAAAAATCACGTTTGGCGGCCTTTGTTTGTTGCCCTAGTTGTTGTAGGGTTAATTCTTATTGTTAGAACATTGTTAGTTCCAAATGATTTTGGTGTCTATGAACGCGGCTATATGTATGGTTGGCACCGCAAATCCAACGAAGCGGAATGGAAGGCTGTCCGCGTGAAATACAAGACCGCCAAGGCATGTTGGGCGTGTCACAAGGACAAGTACGGCGTTATCAGAAATTCACCGCACAGCTCTATCAGCTGCGAAAACTGCCACGGCCCCAATTACGACCACCCCAGGGACCCCCTCGGCCTGACCATCGACCGTACCCGGTCCCTGTGCATCCGCTGTCACTCGTTTCTCCCTTATAAAACAAGCGACCGCGGCGGCATACGCGGTATCAATCCTGAAACCCATTATCCCCAGGCCGAATGTGTGCTCTGCCATATCCCCCACAACCCGAAGCCGATGAACCAGAAGCAGGAGGCAAGGTCATGATGAACCGCCGCGAATTTTGCAAAAAGGCCATGATCGTTGTTGGCGGCATTGCCTTGCCGCTTGCCGCCCTGGAGGTCTTCAACCCCAAGAGACTGCGGGCTGAGAAAGAGGGTGCAGGCAAGGTGCGCTGGGTGTTCCTCGTTGATACCCACAAATGCGTGGGGTGCGGATTCTGTGTCAAGGCCTGCAAGATCGAGAACGAAATCCCCTATGATGCGAACGTAACACGAACCTGGGTCGAGCGTTATGTGATAACCAGAGACGGTAAAGCGCACATCGATTCACCCAAGGGGGCTCGGGACGGTTTCACGACCACAAAGATTGACCAGAATAAGGAAGGTATGCTGGACATACCGTCAGCGGATATAGTGAAGGCTTTTTTCGTCCCCAAGCTCTGCAACCAGTGTGATAACCCACCGTGCGTCCAGGTTTGTCCGGTCGGCGCAACTTACCAAACCGAGGACGGGGTGGTGCTGGTTGACCGCAGTTGGTGCATCGGCTGCGGCTATTGCATCATGGGGTGCCCGTACAGTGTCCGATTCTTTCATCCTGTGTACCATGTAGCAGAAAAGTGCAACTTCTGTTATCACCGCATTTCCCAAGGGATGAAAACTGCCTGCGTGGAAGCCTGTCCGTTCGGTGCGCGCAGGATCGGCAACCTGCGCGACCCGGATGACCCGGTAACAAAGATTATCATGACGGAACGGGTGAACGTTTTGAAGGAAGAGTACGGCACCAAGCCGCAGGTGTTCTACCTCGGGTTTTCGAAGGAGGTAAAATAGCCATGGTACACGGTGAAGCCTGGACTATAAAAGAGTTCTTCGTCTATCCCAACGAATATATTTACTGGTCCATCCAGATCGTCATGTATCCCTACATGACCGGTCTTGTGGCGGGCGCCTTTGTTCTTTCATCCCTGTACCATGTTTTCGGGGTCAAACAGTTGAAGGAGATCGCACGTTTTTCCCTGGTATTTTCACTGGCCCTGCTTCCTGTGGCCATGATGCCTCTGTTACTCCATCTGCAGCAACCGTTCAGGGGGATCAACGTCTTGATGACGCCTCACTTCACTTCAGCAATTGCAGCCTTCGGCATCGTCTTTACCACGTATGGCATGATTGTGGCTTCTGAAATATGGTTCGTCTACCGCCAATTCATCGTCGAAAACGTTCTGGCTTTACGCGGGAAACAGGAACGAAGCATGGTGGAGGCACTCCGGTTGGCCATCTATACGGTGCTCGCCATGGGTGCCATGGATCTCAGTGTCGAGGCCTTGCACAGAGACGAGCGGGCCGTGGGACGCCTTGCGGCGATCGGTATCCCGGTGGCATGTTTTCTTCATGGATACGCGGGCTTCATTTTTGGCTCCGTCAAGGCCAATGCCCTCTGGATGACCCCGCTCATGCCGGTTATCTTCATCTGTTCCGCCATCGTGTCGGGTATTGCCCTGTGCATGATCACCTATATCGTTACCGTAGAGGTCCGGAAGCTGGTTCTGACAAAGAAGTCGAAGAACAATCCGTGGCTACCCTCCACGGAGGACCTCAAAAGCGCTGAGATTCAGGTCGTCACCATGACGGCCAAGTACCTGATCATGTTCATGGTCCTGGCGATTACCCTGGAACTACTGGACCTGATCTTCCGCGGTTATACGGCGGTCAGGTCGTGGGACATTCTGCGCAGCGTCATCTACGAAAAAGACTTCACCAAGATCTTCATCCTCCAGTACGGGTTGGGCAACCTGGTCCCCTTTATCCTGCTCCTCATGCCGCGCTTGACGGTCCGCAGGGCAGCAATCGGCTCCCTTCTGGTGCTGCTGGGGGTTTTCATGATGCGCTGGAACGTTGTCATCGGAGGCCAGGCCTTTTCGGCCTCGTTTGCCGGTTTCATGGAGTACCGCCTCCCCATATTGCCCGATAGTCTGGAAACCTTCAAAGAGGGCTTATTCGGCGCCTTGGCGGTCATTGTCACCCCTTTCATACTTTTCTATCTGGTGACGAGGGTCCTGCCGGTTTTCGGGGTAAGGGATACGCACTGATCGCAGGCAATGAAAGCATGCTCGCGTTCAGGTTGGCGGCAGTCGTCGAGCAGGTTGACCTGGTGAAATACGAAAACATCGAGATGGGTAGATCGTAGTATTGTAACGCTAACGTCATGCAGAACAACTAAACCCCGCCTTTTCAAGCGGGGTTTAGTTGTTCCAAGGGGGGCACAAGAGCCCCCCTTGCGATCTTGCGGTGAAAGGGGCGATTACTCCGCGCCGCTTATAAAAGCCAGGATCATGAGCAGCAGCAGTGAAATGCCGGTGAAAAGGGCGGTGAAACCAAACCCCTTGACCAGGAAATCATAGGCTACGCCGCTGGTCCTTTTGCAGGCGTATTGCTCGGTTACACCCAACTCCTCGTAGCGCTTCCACTGATCGCCACGTTCTTCAAGCATCTCTTCCTTGCCGATCTGGCCATTGAAGATGACGAAGTCCATGGGGAACTTCTCCGGTCGTCCGTGGGTATTGAAGAAGTGGACCGAGAAGATGAAGCCGGTTGCCAAAAGGGCCTCATCCGAGTGAACGATGGTCGCAACGTTGAATGCCCAACCGGGCAGGAACATACCGAAGAACTCCGGGAACCAGAGCATCAATCCTGAGCCGCCGATGGCGAACATACCCCAGAAGACGGCAACAAAGTCGAATTTTTCCCAGTAAGTCCAGCGCTCGAAGGTCGGCTTCGGCCCCCGGAAGAAGAACCACCTGACCATGCGGGTAACGTCCATGATGTCCCGCAGATTGAAGCAGAGTGAATCAGGGCCGAACAGACGCTGGATCGGATTTCCCGGAAGGTCCTTCCTGATGAAGAGGAAGTTGATGCTCATGAACAGCGCCATGCCGAAATAGACGAAAGTGATGCCCGCGCAGATCCGGTGGATGAAACCAGCGTTGGCCGAACCGCCGTAGAGGTTCATCAGGGAGATCGCCCAGTGCTGGGTGCTGAATTTGAGCGGCAGGCCGGTCAGAGAGAGCCCCAGGAAGCTGGTGATAACCAGGATGTGCATGAAGATGTGGACGCGGTTGAAACGACGGTACTGTTTGTGGGCATCCGGCATGACATGGTGATGTTCACCGTTGGCAAGTTTGGCTGCTTTTTCCCGGTTTTCCACAAAACCGCGGAACATCCAGAGCAGGGTGTGAATCCAGAAGATGGTAAAGGTACTGAGCAACAGCCCGGTCATGGCAAGGAAGGTGTAGTACAGGATCGGATATTTCTCCCGGTCGCTGTGCTCGCCGTGGGCGTAGAACTTGGTAAAGAGCACGGTCGCCTTGCTGTGGCACTTGGCGCAGGTGTTCACAAGGTTGGCCGGATTGACGCTTGAATTTGGATCGTCCTTGGGGAGCACCGAGTGAGCCGTATGGCAGTCGGCACAGCCTGCGACCTTTTCCGGGAAACCGAGGCGGTAGTTTTTACCGTGGTAGCTCTCCATGTAGGTCTTGACGGCGACGTTAAAGACGTTGTTGCGCTTCATCATCGCTTCATCGCTGTGGCAT
Encoded proteins:
- a CDS encoding NapC/NirT family cytochrome c gives rise to the protein MAIRKTAGYAWNIISMIGIILAMTATGLIIAFSAFEMITGIEHPYIGLMTYFLFPGMLIFGLILVPFGAWRVREQRRKGALEGMASLEEEIPKFPCLDLNDVHKRRLVIFFIVATAVFVVIVSLASIKGYEFTESTTFCGELCHPVMTPEYTAWKNSPHAKVRCVECHVGPGAAWYVKAKISGMKQLYAVLFHTYPETIETPIENLRPARETCEHCHWPAKFYVGRQKIFYHYAPNEDNTPRKIDMLIHIGGNPKVPNANGIHWHIGQEVYFVARDQKRFDIPYIAVKGKDGKMTEYMNMEKPLTKDELAKAKRRLMDCTDCHNRPTHIYHSPNEEMDLNFVSGRIDRGLPYIKKVAVEILNRPYKTKEEGFAAITQDIPAYYAKNYPAIAQQKAAAVNQAVEQVKDIYERNFFPAMKVKWNTYPNNIGHFYTAGCFRCHDGKHKSTEGKIISKDCALCHDVLSQVQENIPAGKQVTQFVHPVDIGDELYKTNCSECHSAGGHDIPGEGQEELKGLH
- a CDS encoding cytochrome c3 family protein; this encodes MKYKTAKACWACHKDKYGVIRNSPHSSISCENCHGPNYDHPRDPLGLTIDRTRSLCIRCHSFLPYKTSDRGGIRGINPETHYPQAECVLCHIPHNPKPMNQKQEARS
- a CDS encoding 4Fe-4S dicluster domain-containing protein, whose amino-acid sequence is MMNRREFCKKAMIVVGGIALPLAALEVFNPKRLRAEKEGAGKVRWVFLVDTHKCVGCGFCVKACKIENEIPYDANVTRTWVERYVITRDGKAHIDSPKGARDGFTTTKIDQNKEGMLDIPSADIVKAFFVPKLCNQCDNPPCVQVCPVGATYQTEDGVVLVDRSWCIGCGYCIMGCPYSVRFFHPVYHVAEKCNFCYHRISQGMKTACVEACPFGARRIGNLRDPDDPVTKIIMTERVNVLKEEYGTKPQVFYLGFSKEVK
- the nrfD gene encoding NrfD/PsrC family molybdoenzyme membrane anchor subunit, producing MVHGEAWTIKEFFVYPNEYIYWSIQIVMYPYMTGLVAGAFVLSSLYHVFGVKQLKEIARFSLVFSLALLPVAMMPLLLHLQQPFRGINVLMTPHFTSAIAAFGIVFTTYGMIVASEIWFVYRQFIVENVLALRGKQERSMVEALRLAIYTVLAMGAMDLSVEALHRDERAVGRLAAIGIPVACFLHGYAGFIFGSVKANALWMTPLMPVIFICSAIVSGIALCMITYIVTVEVRKLVLTKKSKNNPWLPSTEDLKSAEIQVVTMTAKYLIMFMVLAITLELLDLIFRGYTAVRSWDILRSVIYEKDFTKIFILQYGLGNLVPFILLLMPRLTVRRAAIGSLLVLLGVFMMRWNVVIGGQAFSASFAGFMEYRLPILPDSLETFKEGLFGALAVIVTPFILFYLVTRVLPVFGVRDTH
- a CDS encoding cytochrome c3 family protein, whose translation is MQFVFCRLLPFLMLLIAWASPSLAEQGMAIDPATCLGCHGDKIPVRAFAESVHGKNACTSCHVDITDLAKHMRKEIKVQKVQCERCHKKQNAEHYASVHITKGVMCADCHTDIHVHKYWKGDKRIVVAKCIQCHDKESVYQKSVHGKAVAAGNMDSAACNDCHGLHEIKPLGDPKSRANREFHTKVCLKCHSDEAMMKRNNVFNVAVKTYMESYHGKNYRLGFPEKVAGCADCHTAHSVLPKDDPNSSVNPANLVNTCAKCHSKATVLFTKFYAHGEHSDREKYPILYYTFLAMTGLLLSTFTIFWIHTLLWMFRGFVENREKAAKLANGEHHHVMPDAHKQYRRFNRVHIFMHILVITSFLGLSLTGLPLKFSTQHWAISLMNLYGGSANAGFIHRICAGITFVYFGMALFMSINFLFIRKDLPGNPIQRLFGPDSLCFNLRDIMDVTRMVRWFFFRGPKPTFERWTYWEKFDFVAVFWGMFAIGGSGLMLWFPEFFGMFLPGWAFNVATIVHSDEALLATGFIFSVHFFNTHGRPEKFPMDFVIFNGQIGKEEMLEERGDQWKRYEELGVTEQYACKRTSGVAYDFLVKGFGFTALFTGISLLLLMILAFISGAE